A region of the Cannabis sativa cultivar Pink pepper isolate KNU-18-1 chromosome 3, ASM2916894v1, whole genome shotgun sequence genome:
GAAAGGGAAAAAAGAGCTTACCGAGGATGCAGCAGACTTGTCCTCTCCTTTCTCTAATGCTTTCGCTTCAGGAGTCTCAGAGCTAATTATTATTTGCTTCATCTCTTGTCTAAGCAAACTACAGGCAAAcctggaagaaaaaaaaacaatatggtGAGAAATTCATGTCTACCAAAAGTATATATGCTTTTTCACTATCTTGCACTAATCTTACCCAATATTGATTGCCGTCTCCATCTTATCTCCAGTCAATACCCATATTTTAATTCCAGCCTGAGCAAGTTTGTCTATGCATTCTGGCACCTATTAATCACGAAAGCAAAAAAGGggatatttaattttagtccAAACCCAATTACCAAACTCCAAAAATATTAGTAATGTATTTCACTACTTTAAATTAAATcaagatttaaaataaaaaattaaaaaaaaaaaaaaaaaaaaaagttgctcAAGCTCGAAAATATCTGGTATTTATAGGACTAAACGTTCAGGAAATATCAAACATTCAGTAAAAGCTTTCTGAGCATGAAAGTTAGGAATTAATTTtcacaaaaaattattaagcaGAATAAGAAAAAAGGGTAAGAATTAATTTCTTCAGACATACCCCATTTTGTAATTTGTCTTCAACAGCAGTAGCACCCAGAAGAATTAATTCTGTCTCAAATTTTCCAGCCACCTCCTCTACCAAATCTTCCCGATCCGCACTCACTATGGTCTTAGCCTCATTGAATGCCTTGCTGAATTCATTGTATTCTTCTTCAGAAACTTCACGGAAGGCAAGAACCAATGTCCTCAGTCCTGCATCAGCATACTCATCGATATGCCTTCTAGTCTTCTCCTCAAACTGTCTACCATCCTTTGCAAGTCTTTCAAACATGACACTGCTTGTACAAAACAATGTTAAAATCTCCATTACTTAATCCGTAAACTCTTAGATTGCTATACAATAGTAGGGATTGAGCTTACAAACCTGTCAGCACCTTTACAAAGCAAAAGTATCTTTCCCTCTTCAGTTCTTACAACCACCGACATCCGCTTTCTTGAGCTACTAAACTCCAGGATGTTCAAAAGCTTATAATCTCTGAAAAAGTAGAACAAAAATAAgatttaacttaaaaaaatcacATCATGTAATTTAGATTGCATATACCAGAAGATACTTAGTATCTCAGTTTTTTGAGCATTGAATATGTTATGTTGCAAGAACCTCACCTTTTAACTTTCCTGCCAGAGAAGGGATCTAGCTCTTGCACTGAAATGCCTGTATGGGATCTTTCATAAAATTTAAATCCAAGTTCTCTTGCTGCAATCACAAATGCTGCCTCGTCAGGCGATTCAGCTTCATATGAGGTTGTTCCTGTGACTTCATCAACTTCAGGTAATGCTGTATGGCATATAGCCAAAGACCGTAAAAACTGCTGGATTACATCTGCACGAGGTTCATTAACCCATTTACCATTCATGATTCTTTCATCCACGAAATTAAAGCCTTTAATGGTTGGCTTTGATTTTGTGAGATCTTCAATGTGGCCTTCTTCTTCAATCTCATTTGAAATCAATGGTGATCCCATTCTCTTAGCCATGGCTCTTTCAACTTCAGTGATTCCACGCCCATAACCAATCCCGGCAATGGAACACTTGATGAATTCCATTGAATTGCAAGTTAATGTTCCTGTCTTATCAGAAAGGATAGTGTCAACCTGGCCAAGTTCTTCATTCAAATTCGAGGTCCGGGCTCTTGCTGGCTGGTCTGTTTCCTCATAGTACATATGGAGATCCTGGTTAATGAATATGCTCTGAAGAACTTTGACTATTTCAATCGACACGTATAAGGAAATGGGAATCAAATAACTGTACAGCATGAGGGCTGTCAAGAAGTTCAAAATTGCTGCAACTGGTGCCCTATTTGGATCATAGTATACTGTGGTGTCATCTGGTCTTAGGTACCATCTTTTCATTCTTCCATTATCAAGGTCCTCCTCAGTTGCAACGCCAAAGAAAATCGCCCCAATGAATGACATCACCACCAAGACAAGAAACAAGAAATACACAACCTTATCCATCCTTTTTTCAATTTTGCTTCTCTTAGAAGGTGGTGGTGTGGAATTTTGCATAACCTTTGTGTCCTGACCAGTAAAGATTACTACCCCATAAATAAATTCTGTGTTCTTTAGCTTTGAGTCCCTGAGCAGAAGCTGCTGAGGAGAAAGAGGGAGCTGCTGTCCTTCAATATCCAAATTACCAACAAAAGAATACAAATTGGCATTAGGGTCTTCACATCTGACAACTGCCTTAAAGTTTTGGAAGCTAGAGTCGTCATGGAAATTCGCAGTTGCGTCCATTGCTTGTTTTAGCTTCAAGTTAGTCTCCCCATCAAGGTTGGTTGTCTCAACGTAACAAATTGCTTCCTCAAAGTTTGATGAGAGTAACATGAGATCAGCAGGGAAAAAGTTATCTTTTTCCACCTTTACTACATCTCCAACTTTTAAATTCTTCcacttggtatctttgaaattCCCATCACCATAATGCACCTTCACTTTTCGGTTGTTCACCTCGATATCCTGATAACATTTTTTTTCCAAGAAACAAGATTAAAAAGCCAGCATTAGAATGATAGAAAGACAGAAGGAATTATTATTAAATCTTAAGATGCAACCAAATCTCGGCAAAAATTTCTATaaagtaattaattttgtattctCACTGTTAAGTAATATTAGTTGAGCAACAACTAGAAACAGAACAGTAGTTAGGTACCTGCTGTTTTCGCCTCCAATCTTCAAGAATCTCTTTCCCCATAGTAACTCCCATCACAACGACAAGAGGAACGACATTACTCACAGGTGAGTAAGGAGAAAGTTGTGTAAACGACAATATTGCACAAATGAGGAAATATATATTGGCCACCCTCCTGAATTGTTCGAACAATGATCTGGGTAAGAAAGTTGCCAATGTGTATTTTGTTGTTCTTACGTAGTTGCCTCCATAATTGAGAAGACTGGCTTCAAAGCCTTCAGGGTCATTACAATGGACTACCCTTGAGAACCCAGGTCCTCCAATCAGTGAGTGCTCCTCTGCTTTAAACGAAGCCTTTCCACAATGAAAGGCATGGATTCTGCTAAACTGTTGCTTTTTTCTTCTACCTCCACCCATTTTCGTTAACAACCCAAACACATAAAAATTCCTGGAATATGGAAAGAATTTGCCACCAGAAAAAGGAAATGAGCTTCCCCAAATCAAGCTATGAAGAAAAGCTTCAAACTTTGCAACGTTGTGAAACCAGTGTTTTGAACAAACAGTTGGTCAACACAAATCCCAGAAAACTTTCAGACCCAAAAACTCAATCTCCCTTATAAACACAGTACGAGAGCTAGTTCTGTAAAGGACTGTGTACATACAATGAGATAACAACTGttatttcttaattaaaaaaaattataaaattaatccCAAAGACCCAAGAGTATGAACTAACCAAAAGAAATAAACAAATCTTGAAAACTAATAAGAagcaaaataaagaataaagaaTAGAGGCCTTCAATACCAAAGACTATGACTAGTTCTATATCCTTTCAAACCCAAAATAAAAACATCTGCTTTTTAAATGTAAAGGGTGGATTGGAAAAACAGGAAGTACACAAGTGGTGTTCTTAGAAGAAAGAAAGCAGAAACGTGGTGAACAGT
Encoded here:
- the LOC115709748 gene encoding putative phospholipid-transporting ATPase 9 codes for the protein MGGGRRKKQQFSRIHAFHCGKASFKAEEHSLIGGPGFSRVVHCNDPEGFEASLLNYGGNYVRTTKYTLATFLPRSLFEQFRRVANIYFLICAILSFTQLSPYSPVSNVVPLVVVMGVTMGKEILEDWRRKQQDIEVNNRKVKVHYGDGNFKDTKWKNLKVGDVVKVEKDNFFPADLMLLSSNFEEAICYVETTNLDGETNLKLKQAMDATANFHDDSSFQNFKAVVRCEDPNANLYSFVGNLDIEGQQLPLSPQQLLLRDSKLKNTEFIYGVVIFTGQDTKVMQNSTPPPSKRSKIEKRMDKVVYFLFLVLVVMSFIGAIFFGVATEEDLDNGRMKRWYLRPDDTTVYYDPNRAPVAAILNFLTALMLYSYLIPISLYVSIEIVKVLQSIFINQDLHMYYEETDQPARARTSNLNEELGQVDTILSDKTGTLTCNSMEFIKCSIAGIGYGRGITEVERAMAKRMGSPLISNEIEEEGHIEDLTKSKPTIKGFNFVDERIMNGKWVNEPRADVIQQFLRSLAICHTALPEVDEVTGTTSYEAESPDEAAFVIAARELGFKFYERSHTGISVQELDPFSGRKVKRDYKLLNILEFSSSRKRMSVVVRTEEGKILLLCKGADSVMFERLAKDGRQFEEKTRRHIDEYADAGLRTLVLAFREVSEEEYNEFSKAFNEAKTIVSADREDLVEEVAGKFETELILLGATAVEDKLQNGVPECIDKLAQAGIKIWVLTGDKMETAINIGFACSLLRQEMKQIIISSETPEAKALEKGEDKSAASSALKASVIQQISAAKQLLTVTSENSEALALIIDGKSLTYALEDDVKNLFLELAIGCASVICCRSSPKQKALVTRLVKIKTGSTTLAIGDGANDVGMLQEADIGVGISGVEGMQAVMSSDIAIAQFRFLERLLLVHGHWCYRRISSMICYFFYKNIAFGFTIFFYGIYTSFSGQALYNDWYLSLYNVFFTSLPVVALGVFDQDVSSRLCIKFPLLYQEGVQNILFSWLRILGWAFNGLLSAVLIFFFCNQAMESQAFRNGGEVASLDILGTTMYTCVVCVVNCQMALSVNYFTYIQHLFIWGGIAFWYIFQLAYGALTPSLSTTAYQVFIEACAPSPSYWLITLFVLIASLAPYFTYASIQIRFFPTYHQMIQWMRKDGQLDDPEFCHIVRQRSIRPTTVGYTARIEAQSKRFEFKPEVL